From Etheostoma spectabile isolate EspeVRDwgs_2016 chromosome 8, UIUC_Espe_1.0, whole genome shotgun sequence, a single genomic window includes:
- the lmf2a gene encoding lipase maturation factor 2a, whose protein sequence is MSEILPRRMFLWSMAVIYLAAFVSLYMQIPGLYGNDGLLPARWQLRYSGKSLGEQLLSSPTLLWLGPRLGLDTHTTMELLCLIGAALSLAATLVEALRDSLVFFCLWALYLSMYQVGQVFLYFQWDNLLLETGFLCILVAPLTLIRGSRGVRAHDSVTFWLIRWLLFRLMFASGVVKLTSRCPTWWGLTALTYHYETQCIPTPLAWFALQLPVWWHKLSVVGTFVIEIAAPLLFFSPLRRLRLGAFYMQVLLQVFIILTGNYNFFNLLTLALCLSLLDDQHVHFWLRKADKLSKNDSKLQLWLCYLLELAVWALMIFGSIVCFDLNLDTTKKSISSRTAFTFHQFNQFLKTVTIPSIWIGVLSLTWEMVTAMFRCACVSGFLKRFWGTLQWTVFAAATVAMFTISLVPFTYIEFDSHARLWPGVRQAYDMVDRYQLVNSYGLFRRMTGVSGRPEVVIEGSIDGVSWTEIEFMYKPGNLSAAPAVVIPHQPRLDWQMWFAALGDQTQAPWFTSLIYSLLQGRRDVIELIQTDVSQYPFYQQPPTYLRAHRYRYWFTEPTADGSYPKHWWRRVYDEEFYPTVHLGSTFLESMLSRHGLKDKSPQRRMSNTTVAQVVRWVRSQVRGVPTHILIWTLIASSATLCLLQGLQNKNKRTERTPLTNMAAGNDQTDNVHDNSSDHCGKSDEQQAAKGEEEKEEGDKTEDGQDSEDEVEEGGGEEKEDSGDDEED, encoded by the exons GTCTCTATGGTAATGATGGGCTGTTGCCTGCTCGTTGGCAGCTGCGTTACAGCGGTAAGTCACTAGGGGAACAGCTGCTGTCCTCTCCCACCCTGCTGTGGCTGGGACCTCGGCTCGGCTTGGACACTCACACCACTATGGAGCTGCTGTGTCTCATTGGTGCTGCCCTGAGTCTCGCTGCCACGCTGGTAGAGGCTCTGCGAGACAGCTTGGTGTTTTTCTGCCTGTGGGCCTTGTACCTGTCCATGTACCAG GTGGGCCAGGTTTTTCTCTACTTCCAATG GGACAACTTGCTTCTGGAGACAGGGTTCCTCTGTATTCTTGTTGCTCCACTGACATTAATCCGAGGTTCGCGAGGGGTAAGAGCGCATGATAGCGTGACCTTCTGGCTGATCCGCTGGTTGCTCTTTAGGCTCATGTTTGCCTCGGGTGTGGTGAAACTCACATCTCGTTGTCCCACATGGTGGGGCCTTACAG CTCTGACGTATCACTACGAGACTCAGTGTATCCCCACCCCGCTGGCCTGGTTTGCCCTACAGTTGCCGGTGTGGTGGCATAAGTTGAGTGTGGTAGGGACCTTCGTCATAGAGATCGCTGCACCCTTGCTTTTCTTTAGCCCACTGCGCAGACTCCGGCTTGGGGCTTTTTACATGCAG GTGCTGCTTCAAGTGTTCATCATTTTGACTGGCAACTACAATTTCTTTAACCTGCTGACTTTGGCCCTGTGTCTGTCACTTCTGGATGATCAGCATGTACACTTCTGGCTACGCAAGGCAGACAAGCTCAGCAAAAATG ACTCCAAGTTGCAGTTGTGGCTGTGTTACCTGCTGGAGCTGGCAGTCTGGGCTCTCATGATCTTTGGATCAATTGTATGCTTTGACCTGAATCTGGATACAACGAAGAAAAGCATCTCCTCCAGGAcag CATTCACATTCCACCAGTTTAACCAGTTTCTGAAGACAGTCACTATCCCCTCTATATGGATTGGTGTCCTCTCTCTCACCTGGGAGATGGTCACAGCCATGTtcag GTGTGCGTGTGTCTCCGGTTTCCTGAAGAGGTTTTGGGGAACTCTCCAGTGGACTGTGTTTGCTGCTGCCACCGTTGCTATGTTCACTATAAGTCTG GTGCCATTCACTTATATAGAGTTTGACTCTCATGCCAGGTTGTGGCCGGGAGTGCGTCAGGCCTATGATATGGTGGATCGCTACCAACTGGTCAACTCATACGGCCTGTTCAGAAGGATGACCGGGGTCAGTGGACGGCCAGAGGTTGTCATCGAGGGAAGCATCGATGGAGTCTCGTGGACG gaGATTGAGTTTATGTATAAGCCAGGCAACCTAAGTGCAGCACCTGCTGTGGTGATACCTCACCAGCCCAGGTTGGACTGGCAAATGTGGTTTGCTGCCCTCGGTGATCAAACACAGGCTCCATGGTTCACCAGCCTCATATACAGCCTGCTGCAGGGCAGAAGAGATG TGATAGAGTTGATCCAGACCGATGTATCACAGTATCCGTTCTACCAGCAGCCTCCCACCTACCTCCGTGCCCACCGCTACAGATACTGGTTTACTGAACCGACGGCTGACGG TTCCTACCCAAAGCATTGGTGGAGGAGGGTCTATGATGAGGAATTTTATCCCACCGTGCACCTGGGCAGCACTTTCCTGGAGAGCATGCTCAGTCGGCATGGACTCAAG GACAAATCGCCTCAACGTCGTATGTCTAACACCACTGTTGCCCAAGTGGTGAGGTGGGTGCGCTCTCAGGTCAGAGGTGTTCCTACCCACATACTTATCTGGACTCTCATTGCCTCCAGCGCCACCCTCTGTCTGCTCCAGGGATTGCAAAACAAGAATAAACGCACAGAAAGGACCCCACTCACTAATATGGCCGCTGGGAATGATCAAACAGATAACGTACATGACAACTCTTCAGACCACTGTGGGAAGTCAGATGAACAACAGGCAGcaaagggggaggaggagaaggaggagggggacaagacagaagatggacAGGACAGTGAAGATGAGGTGGAGgagggtggaggagaggagaaagaagatTCTGGTGATGACGAAGAGGACTAA